A genomic region of Stigmatopora nigra isolate UIUO_SnigA chromosome 16, RoL_Snig_1.1, whole genome shotgun sequence contains the following coding sequences:
- the malrd1 gene encoding MAM and LDL-receptor class A domain-containing protein 1 has product MVSGACSSWNFTCVDGTPVPEEDVCDFSDDCSDGGDEQHCFHYNRCDFDEGFCDLTQPLGNLTTAQLISPLFGPAENCRMSFYHYISTKHGTLQVLMQTELLGQSIVIWELSTEAETWQRALVGFSSKSPFQVIIKGTLTADSETSEVLAIDDVSFTPDCVPVPSALPTTNPCPPTCFACGVDGPCIEEEKVCDFTPQCPNGDDENNCPSECDFEDGSCGWYELTPGDGFDWVRGSSADVPPEYYGRPAPPDHSSNSTEGHFMFILMNSSSLYPRAILRGPWFQQSATECTMSFWHYNTGISVGAANMYLRIRGDQNNTIIWRNFFDRGSQWNRVSVQLGRITRPFQIALAKISLGVFDGISALDDVSFHNCSMPPAVSECPTQTHFHCTRTRACVDRLLLCDLVDDCGDGSDEESCSPELQCNFEHGLCSWKQEQNGASDVFDWTRTRGPTPSFKTGPCKDHTLGTSYGYYLYIESSVPQKFKDTAILLSPTFQPTHRRGEDPFDSRHPCVFRFHYHMFGSHVFCLAVYLRTVSTGRGQLLWVGYGDQGNLWHRKTLYLTSARPFQIVIEGTVGDDFNGDIAIDDVSFLGCVPHEGELPLANTTDPTVTTPAPSVQPHRCPQGKFACGLFGECVPNDKVCDFKPDCSDGTDESNCVTEQCDFEGGETCGWEPVMPPTASMHTFHWSPEQGESVHAGEQYHRPVSDHTLGSREGWYMCADSSNGGYGNATDLQSPVIASTGPHCTLVFWYHMGGFTVGSLQLLLRRANVTHEVWSQTGNQGNKWRRGEVFLGLSQDIQVVFRAKRGISYMGDVVIDDVRFVNCAPDPPPDLPCNTEQYTCANKRCIPHDNLCDFIDHCGDRSDEDHYICKGFTGRCDFEFDLCSWRQCLEDDFDWLIKAGSTPTIGTGPSTDHTLRDQSGHYLYLESSFPQAAGNAARINGPLLSSKSSQCKMRFFSHMSGDGIGTLAVFRRSEAGLHLLLNLTGNQGNYWQMKEIPLNHSEDFQVTIEGRVGRNPKGDICLDDIIFSPGCLLASLKSIEDSTTPTPEGTGWCPPGSWLCGNGHCFSSINLCNFQDDCGDGTDERHCGTSCSFENGKCGWKNSPADNFNWALGTGSVQSIRPPYDHTLKDGTGHFLYLEVTPVGLKGDKAHISSSQWKESSSICKLSFWYYISQKASGTIRLLVKTENAMWEVWSKTGHQGNQWNRAEVALRRLRNFRVIFEGVRSHDVSGGAALDDVEFKDCAPSPSEPMSCPAVTDFVCDNGHCVESHLVCDGKPDCNDQSDESNCGAVVAMPGACNFDVDDGQWEEWCQLAQDTEDDFDWRINHSSDTAGVGPPSDHSPGDGGKFLYIYSAAQREGDLARVTTITAFPASVGLCHLRFWFYMHGSDQMGTLKVFTVGPSGTPLLMWAKAGNQDEGWTYANVILSNPAPFRVSIQAEVGGDMWTDIALDDITYTTECMVGGLVTPEPPTCNPDHFQCLYSFQCIPKSWLCDGEFDCFDKSDEEGCPTLMPGTVPPQGGCSEGHYRCTDGECLAAILRCDGVPDCPLGEDEHSCPLLQCELGELLCDTSSTCVPLERRCNHFADCLPFRSDESSCDNCPPTYCLGRGKCHVEKHGPICMCSMGWTGNRCHMKTKPSISTPKPPELEDTSLEAVYAGITIGSLLLLIGVAVCVLALCSKCWRTIKRNPMGYGMMERPAFDWKAQFGHLANKHRNNSKSLSISVYPWRKEVRQNSNQRGEGLSFANPLYNHQHQLSHNECHSSPA; this is encoded by the exons ATGgtgag TGGTGCTTGTTCGAGTTGGAATTTTACCTGTGTTGATGGGACACCAGTTCCCGAAGAAGACGTCTGCGACTTCAGTGACGACTGTAGCGATGGCGGCGACGAGCAGCACT GTTTCCACTATAACAGATGCGACTTTGACGAAGGTTTCTGTGACCTGACCCAACCATT AGGAAATCTTACTACAGCACAGTTGATAAGTCCTCTGTTTGGGCCTGCGGAAAACTGCCGG ATGAGCTTCTACCATTACATCTCAACCAAACATGGAACTCTTCAGGTTCTGATGCAGACCGAACTATTGGGTCAAAGCATCGTTATATGGGAGCTGTCCACTGAAGCAGAAACATGGCAGCGAGCTCTAGTGGGGTTTTCCAGCAAAAGCCCTTTTCAG GTGATAATTAAAGGAACTCTAACAGCGGACAGTGAGACATCAGAGGTGCTCGCTATCGATGATGTTTCTTTCACTCCTGACTGTGTCCCTG TTCCCAGTGCCCTGCCAACTACCAATCCTTGCCCTCCCACATGCTTTGCTTGTGGGGTCGACGGGCCATGCATAGAGGAAGAAAAGGTGTGTGATTTCACCCCGCAGTGTCCCAACGGCGACGATGAAAACAACTGCC CGTCAGAGTGTGACTTTGAGGACGGCTCTTGCGGCTGGTACGAGCTCACGCCTGGCGACGGCTTCGACTGGGTCCGAGGTTCGTCGGCAGATGTACCACCGGAGTACTACGGTCGGCCGGCCCCTCCAGACCACTCCAGTAACAGCACAGAGG GACACTTCATGTTCATACTGATGAACAGCAGTAGTCTTTATCCAAGAGCGATTCTCCGAGGACCGTGGTTCCAACAGTCGGCCACTGAGTGTACTATGAGTTTTTG GCATTATAACACGGGTATATCAGTGGGGGCTGCTAACATGTACCTTCGCATTCGTGGAGACCAAAACAATACCATCATATGGAGGAACTTTTTCGACCGGGGAAGCCAATGGAACAGAGTCAGCGTACAACTGGGAAGAATCACGCGACCCTTTCAGATCGCTTTGGCTAAAATCAGCCTAGGTGTGTTTGACGGCATCTCGGCTTTGGACGATGTGTCCTTCCACAACTGTTCCATGCCACCTGCTGTTAGCGAGTGcccaacacaaacacatttccaCTGCACCCGCACGAGAGCATGTGTGGACCGGCTCCTGCTTTGTGATCTGGTGGACGATTGTGGGGACGGTTCGGACGAAGAGAGCTGCT CCCCGGAACTACAGTGCAACTTTGAGCACGGCTTGTGCAGCTGGAAACAAGAGCAAAATGGCGCCAGCGATGTCTTCGACTGGACCCGTACCCGAGGCCCCACCCCATCCTTCAAGACGGGTCCTTGCAAAGACCACACACTAGGAACCAGCTATGGCTACTACCTCTACATCGAGTCTTCCGTCCCACAAAAGTTCAAGGACACGGCAATACTGTTAAGCCCGACCTTCCAGCCCACCCACCGACGCGGCGAGGACCCCTTCGACTCTCGCCACCCTTGCGTTTTCCGCTTTCACTACCACATGTTTGGCTCACATGTATTCTGCCTGGCAGTCTATCTCAGGACCGTCTCGACGGGCCGTGGACAGTTGCTGTGGGTGGGTTATGGGGACCAGGGAAACCTTTGGCATAGGAAGACTCTCTATCTTACCAGCGCACggccatttcaa ATCGTGATCGAAGGTACAGTCGGAGATGATTTCAATGGGGACATTGCAATCGATGATGTTTCCTTCCTGGGCTGTGTCCCACATGAAG gTGAACTGCCCTTGGCGAACACCACAGACCCCACAGTGACCACTCCGGCGCCCTCGGTTCAGCCCCACCGGTGCCCTCAAGGGAAATTTGCATGTGGATTGTTTGGCGAGTGTGTACCTAACGATAAAGTATGTGACTTCAAGCCAGACTGCTCGGATGGCACAGACGAAAGCAATTGTG tgACGGAACAATGTGATTTCGAAGGTGGTGAAACATGCGGTTGGGAACCGGTCATGCCACCCACAGCTTCCATGCACACATTTCACTGGTCACCCGAACAAGGAGAAAGTGTTCATGCAGGAGAACAGTATCACCGTCCCGTTTCTGACCACACACT GGGCAGTCGTGAAGGTTGGTATATGTGCGCCGACAGCTCCAATGGGGGCTACGGCAACGCAACCGACCTCCAGAGTCCCGTCATTGCGTCCACCGGGCCGCATTGCACCCTAGTTTTCTGGTACCACATGGGTGGATTCACCGTGGGCTCCCTTCAA CTTCTGCTGAGACGTGCTAACGTCACCCACGAAGTTTGGTCGCAGACTGGTAACCAAGGCAACAAGTGGAGACGAGGCGAAGTGTTCTTGGGGTTGTCACAGGACATTCAG GTGGTGTTCCGAGCCAAACGGGGGATCAGCTATATGGGCGATGTGGTGATTGACGACGTCCGCTTTGTGAACTGTGCCCCTGATCCGCCTCCGGATTTGCCATGCAACACTGAGCAGTATACCTGCGCCAACAAGCGTTGCATCCCTCACGATAATCTGTGTGACTTCATCGACCACTGTGGTGACCGCTCGGATGAGGATCACTACATCTGCA AAGGATTTACCGGACGCTGCGATTTTGAGTTCGACCTGTGCTCTTGGCGACAATGCTTGGAGGACGATTTTGACTGGCTAATCAAGGCCGGAAGCACCCCCACTATTGGGACTGGGCCGTCTACAGACCACACCCTTCGGGACCAATCTGGGCACTATCTCTACCTGGAGAGCTCTTTCCCTCAAGCGGCTGGAAATGCTGCCCGGATAAATGGCCCATTGCTAAGCTCCAAGAGCTCGCAGTGCAAG atgcgttttttttcccacatgtcTGGAGATGGCATCGGGACACTGGCCGTGTTCCGGAGGAGTGAAGCGGGTCTTCATCTCCTCCTCAACTTGACGGGCAACCAGGGAAACTACTGGCAAATGAAGGAGATCCCACTGAACCATTCCGAGGACTTTCAGGTCACCATTGAGGGGCGAGTTGGGCGGAATCCCAAGGGGGACATCTGCTTGGACGACATCATTTTTTCACCAGGATGCCTTCTGGCATCCTTGAAGTCAATAGAAGACAGCACCACTCCTACTCCTGAAGGTACAG GTTGGTGTCCTCCAGGTTCATGGCTTTGTGGAAATGGCCATTGCTTCTCCTCCATTAACCTTTGCAACTTCCAAGATGACTGTGGTGACGGTACCGATGAGAGACACTGCGGGACTTCATGTTCTTTTGAAAACGGCAAATGTGGCTGGAAGAACTCCCCAGCTGACAATTTCAATTGGGCACTGGGGACTGGCTCGGTGCAGAGCATACGGCCACCATACGACCACACTTTGAAGGATGGAACTG GTCACTTCCTCTATCTCGAGGTTACACCTGTTGGACTAAAGGGCGACAAGGCACACATCAGTAGTTCACAATGGAAGGAATCGAGCTCCATTTGCAAGCTCTCATTCTGGTACTACATTTCTCAAAAGGCCTCAGGAACAATCCGCCTACTTGTAaag ACGGAGAACGCCATGTGGGAAGTGTGGAGCAAAACAGGCCATCAGGGAAACCAGTGGAATCGGGCTGAGGTGGCGTTGAGAAGGCTGAGGAACTTCCGGGTGATATTTGAAGGCGTGCGTTCGCACGACGTGAGCGGGGGCGCCGCTTTGGACGACGTGGAGTTCAAAGACTGCGCCCCGA GTCCATCTGAGCCAATGAGTTGTCCTGCAGTCACAGACTTTGTTTGTGACAATGGCCACTGCGTTGAGTCGCACCTGGTGTGCGACGGCAAGCCCGACTGCAATGACCAATCGGATGAGTCCAATTGCG GGGCTGTAGTTGCCATGCCGGGAGCGTGTAATTTCGATGTGGATGATGGCCAATGGGAGGAGTGGTGCCAACTCGCTCAGGACACCGAGGATGACTTTGATTGGAGGATCAATCATAGCAGTGACACAGCAGGAGTCGGACCGCCATCTGACCACAGTCCAG GTGACGGTGGGAAGTTCCTTTACATCTACTCAGCGGCTCAGCGAGAGGGTGACCTTGCCAGGGTGACCACTATTACCGCCTTTCCCGCTAGCGTAGGCCTTTGTCATCTACGCTTCTGGTTCTACATGCACGGCTCAGACCAAATGGGAACGCTGAAG GTGTTCACAGTCGGCCCTAGTGGTACACCACTGCTCATGTGGGCCAAGGCTGGAAACCAAGACGAGGGGTGGACATACGCCAACGTCATCCTGTCTAATCCGGCGCCTTTCCGAGTGAGCATCCAAGCAGAGGTCGGTGGAGACATGTGGACCGACATAGCCCTGGATGACATCACATACACGACAGAATGCATGGTTGGAG GCCTGGTGACTCCAGAACCTCCCACCTGCAACCCGGACCACTTTCAGTGCCTCTACTCCTTCCAGTGTATCCCCAAGAGCTGGCTTTGTGACGGCGAGTTCGACTGCTTTGACAAGTCGGATGAAGAAGGTTGCCCCACTTTGATGCCGGGCACCGTACCCCCACAAGGCGGCTGCTCAGAAGGCCATTACCGGTGTACTGATGGCGAGTGCCTTGCAGCCATACTACGCTGTGACGGTGTCCCTGACTGTCCCCTCGGCGAGGATGAGCACAGTTGCC CTCTATTGCAGTGTGAGCTAGGGGAACTTCTGTGTGACACGTCTTCCACTTGTGTTCCACTTGAGAGGCGCTGCAACCACTTTGCGGATTGTCTTCCCTTCCGATCGGATGAGTCCAGTTGTGACA ATTGCCCGCCGACTTACTGCCTGGGTCGAGGCAAGTGCCATGTGGAGAAGCACGGACCTATTTGCAt GTGTTCTATGGGTTGGACCGGCAACCGTTGCCACATGAAAACAAAGCCGTCAATCTCCACTCCAAAACCACCGGAGCTCGAAGACACCTCGCTAG AAGCTGTATACGCTGGAATCACCATTGGATCACTTCTGCTGCTCATTGGCGTAGCAGTTTGCGTCCTAGCTCTGTGCAGCAAATGTTGGCGCACAAT AAAGCGAAACCCGATGGGCTACGGGATGatggaacgccctgcatttgactGGAAGGCACAG TTTGGCCACCTCGCAAACAAGCACAGAAACAACAGCAAGAGTCTTTCCATAAGTGTCTACCCTTGGAGGAAGGAGGTAA GACAGAACTCGAACCAGAGAGGCGAAGGGCTGTCCTTTGCTAACCCGCTGTACAATCACCAACACCAGCTGTCCCATAATGAATGCCACAGTTCTCctgcataa
- the dync2i1 gene encoding cytoplasmic dynein 2 intermediate chain 1, whose amino-acid sequence MHHEKKISMDDTWTSAELKKHLSRRKEQESDRRQQHRGGESVERRHRDQREDHVERRDLHTEDRRADRDRRTERDKSEDGHRRAHNSREDKERRSKVRLRDDHEEEDRRKMKEDKERQREDRDKERQREERNKSRHREEREKERRREERPREERDKERRVERDTERQMEERDKERERERRRGERDKERQTEDRDRQRRREDRDSERREERDQERREEKDKERRREDRDKERQREERNKSRHREEREKERRREERPREEKDKERRVERDTERQTEDRDRERRREERDKERHREERNKERQTEDRDRQRRREDRDSERREERDQERREEKDKERQTGERDKERRREEKDMERQIEERDKERQREHPEEPDRRRHDERRDDQDRRERHEARKHSREKREQHRRQREERERRHKERALGDETQRRGRLEEPEGERDETETSRDRQWREEALEKHHNRTKVAKPSPGRENETTKSQEAVLHSRNVVVTKDAGDKPATKAESLQEYDDDFEEYEEDFEDLDEDSVGDDNVQMSEEVKAIQRAMGEENERVRVSFSTLGKDEEEEKPQLSQVKREEKSSRGSQRGKFIDFVAAKKREAGKKVAMRQKKRSAEMLRLIDLDLSTTVSLLDLPPVSEYDMYIRNFGAANTKQAYVQWNEENADRDIQTEEIDLSEKWTQHPAELSGACGDPNRTNETRSISGMNSDSRRLAVFLQAASQVMAVLLEEDHAERSSLQGRKTQKDALSFSDGSLQLNTNLHFLSGRVISQVLFSQAQRHTLLSVHMPSGSPDDIRPHHCCTLICVWNMWEPSRPRKILLCDSEVQCCCFSPGKATLVFAGTSIGSVELWDLREPDGNHQRLKVGEDEWTFRRPTFSTVAAPSAHFSSVTSVEVVTTTLPGGPGSEVAFLPSEEELLGLSFQLASLDENGLLNLWVVVQLAKANEAGSQTDLGLRPGGKVKLLHSSSCVTAEGVSPSHSDKMGPVQSLHLKFLPTDPSHFFIGNNMGVVSHGTTQGLKALPKCYSSQDFAIRLVDVTAIQFSPFKPHLFLVGCNDGSVRLHDFKSDKAVAEWTVSTAGKSVVSLQWSQTRPAVFCALDAASRLYIWDLLKRETAPVVTERLDADRLTAMAAFGDPAQQNTYSGIATAHQSGKIEMHYFTREFTIQSSEEEKTLEGKILESF is encoded by the exons ATGCATCACGAAAAG AAAATAAGCATGGATGACACTTGGACTTCTGCTGAGCTGAAAAAGCACCTTTCCAGGAGGAAGGAACAGGAATCAGACAGAAGGCAACAACACCGTGGTGGGGAATCCGTGGAAAGACGTCACAGGGACCAGAG AGAGGATCATGTAGAAAGACGTGATTTGCATACAGAAGATCGAAGGGCTGACCGGGACAGGAGGACGGAACGAGACAAATCAGAGGACGGTCACAGGCGTGCACACAATTCCAGAGAAGACAAAGAAAGGCGATCTAAAGTAAGGTTGAGGGACGACCACGAGGAGGAGGACAGGCGCAAGATGAAAGAGGACAAGGAAAGGCAGAGGGAGGACAGAGACAAAGAAAGACAAAGGGAGGAACGGAACAAGTCAAGACACAGGGAGGAAAGAGAGAAGGAAAGACGACGGGAGGAACGGCCAAGGGAGGAGAGAGACAAGGAAAGACGTGTGGAAAGAGACACGGAAAGACAAATGGAGGAAAGAGACaaggaaagagagagggaaagacggaggggggaaagagacaaagaaagacaaacaGAGGACAGGGACAGGCAAAGACGAAGGGAGGACAGAGACTCGGAAAGACGTGAGGAAAGAGACCAGGAGAGACGTGAAGAAAAAGACAAGGAAAGACGAAGGGAGGACAGAGACAAAGAAAGACAAAGGGAGGAACGAAACAAGTCAAGACACAGAGAGGAAAGAGAGAAGGAAAGACGACGGGAGGAACGGCCAAGGGAGGAGAAAGACAAGGAAAGACGTGTGGAAAGAGACACGGAAAGACAAACAGAGGACAGGGACAGGGAAAGACGGAGGGAGGAAAGAGACAAAGAAAGACATAGGGAGGAAAGAAACAAGGAAAGACAAACAGAAGACAGGGACAGGCAAAGACGAAGGGAGGACAGAGACTCGGAAAGACGAGAGGAAAGAGACCAGGAGAGACGTGAGGAAAAAGACAAGGAAAGACAAACAGGGGAAAGAGACAAGGAAAGACGAAGGGAGGAAAAAGACATGGAAAGACAAATTGAGGAAAGAGACAAGGAAAGACAAAGGGAGCACCCGGAAGAACCGGATAGGAGGAGACACGATGAGAGGAGAGACGATCAggacagacgagagagacacGAAGCCAGGAAGCATTCCAGGGAGAAAAGAG AGCAACACAGAAGACAGAGAGAAGAACGGGAAAGAAGACACAAAGAGAGAGCACTTGGT gatgaaacGCAGAGACGTGGCCGACTGGAGGAACCAGAAGGTGAGCGAGATGAGACGGAAACCAGCAGAGACAGGCAATGGAGAGAAGAAGCCCTTGAGAAACACCACAACAGAACCAAAGTAGCAAAACCCAGTCCTGGCCGGGAGAATGAAACCACAAAATCTCAG gAGGCTGTGTTGCATTCAAGAAACGTGGTGGTCACTAAAGATGCTGGAGACAAACCA GCAACAAAGGCAGAGTCTTTACAAGAGTACGACGATGATTTTGAG GAATATGAGGAAGATTTTGAGGACCTAGATGAGGACAGCGTAGGAGATGACAATGTACAAATGTCCGAGGAAGTAAAAGCCATCCAGAGAGCCATGGGTGAAGAAAATGAGCGTGTCAGAGTCTCGTTTTCTACACTTGGcaaagacgaagaagaagaaaagcctCAATTATCCCAAG TAAAACGGGAAGAAAAGAGCAGTAGAGGCTCACAGCGTGGAAAGTTTATTGACTTTGTAGCAGCAAAGAAGCGAGAAGCCGGGAAGAAAGTCGCCATGAGACAAAA AAAGCGCAGTGCCGAAATGCTTCGCCTAATCGATCTGGATTTGTCCACCACGGTGTCCCTCCTGGATCTACCTCCAGTCAGTGAATACGATATGTACATCAGGAACTTTGGCGCAGCCAATACAAAGCAG GCTTACGTCCAGTGGAACGAGGAAAACGCAGACCGGGACATCCAAACGGAAGAGATTGACTTGAGTGAGAAGTGGACGCAGCATCCTGCAGAACTGAGTGGTGCCTGTGGTg ATCCAAACCGGACAAATGAAACCAGAAGCATCAGCGGGATGAACTCGGATTCAAGACGTTTGGCTGTCTTCCTGCAAGCTGCCTCGCAg GTGATggcggtgctcctggaggaagatcACGCCGAAAGGAGCTCCCTCCAAGGCCGAAAGACTCAAAAGGACGCACTGTCGTTTAGTGATGGAAGTCTTCAACTCAACACCAACTTGCATTTTCTCAGCG GTCGTGTCATCAGCCAGGTTCTCTTCTCCCAGGCACAGAGGCACACTCTTCTGTCAGTTCACATGCCTTCAGGTTCACCTGACGACATAAGACCACATCACTGCTGCACACTCATCTGCGTCTGGAACATGTGGGAACCCTCAAGACCGCGGAAGATTCTACTTTGCGACTCAGAG GTGCAGTGTTGCTGTTTCAGCCCTGGAAAGGCCACATTGGTTTTCGCCGGCACATCCATCGGTTCGGTGGAGCTGTGGGATCTACGCGAGCCTGACGGTAACCATCAACGTCTGAAGGTGGGCGAGGACGAGTGGACTTTCAGGCGACCCACTTTCTCCACCG TCGCGGCGCCTTCGGCCCATTTCTCATCAGTGACATCCGTGGAGGTTGTTACCACCACTCTACCTGGTGGTCCGGGGTCAGAGGTGGCGTTTCTACCATCCGAGGAAG AGTTATTAGGATTATCCTTTCAATTGGCATCTCTGGACGAGAATGGGCTTTTGAATCTTTGg GTGGTAGTGCAGCTGGCAAAGGCCAATGAAGCTGGTTCCCAGACAGATCtag gactgaGGCCGGGCGGCAAAGTGAAGCTCCTCCACAGTTCGAGCTGCGTGACGGCCGAGGG GGTGTCGCCATCGCACAGTGACAAAATGGGACCGGTGCAGTCGCTTCATTTAAAATTTCTCCCTACTGACCCCAGTCATTTCTTCATCGGTAACAATATG GGTGTGGTCAGCCATGGCACCACGCAGGGATTGAAGGCCTTGCCCAAGTGTTACAGCTCGCAGGATTTTGCAATCAGACTTGTCGATGTCACCGCCATCCAGTTTTCTCCTTTCAAGCCGCACTTGTTTTTG GTTGGCTGCAACGACGGCAGCGTGCGCTTGCACGACTTCAAAAGCGACAAAGCGGTGGCCGAGTGGACGGTCAGCACTGCCGGAAAATCTGTGGTCTCGCTGCAGTGGAGCCAAACCAGACCGGCAGTCTTCTGTGCGCTGGATGCCGCATCCCGTCTTTACATTTGGGACCTTCTGAAAAGAGAAACGGCACCTGTGGTTACAGAGAGATTAGATGCCGACAG GTTGACGGCCATGGCTGCATTTGGAGATCCAGCACAACAGAACACATATTCTGGAATAGCAACAGCCCACCAGTCGGGTAAAATAGAAATGCATTATTTCACAAGGGAATTTACCATTCAAAGTtctgaggaagaaaaaacattggaaGGAAAGATTTTAGAATCATTCTGA
- the LOC144209689 gene encoding leucine-rich repeat-containing protein 14: protein MALSLVNLCAKEVVSNHCASPHWLRWVPSELYGPLLEASLAGCRPLTVGELVQKWPERHLRIGGRRKRGQRPPSRLCVQALLLAVVRGLSEKRCALQVLDLCGLQGDEGPMVDSMGGWSLTIALCTMVVQARAGERKRVCARDRERDQRKRVKEENSDNSDHVEQSLGVFQGPRLANLEKRIETTGMHEKTESGRPPLQVRADIFVNARSWERVFAALNASGPLELQCRYLHVEEISMSSIGTLLGHLPQGGLLGVDVRYSHLGVGGLAQLMHWLAEFPHLRSLCLHYCNLDLRWHQPMYEEALQDLSRGLAQLRGLRRLSLTALRLPGQLRVMLSSLPQPLEVLELPYLSLSLADLSYLSCSHHASSLQQLDLSENRLNGQTLPSVCRLLGRASGSLRHLSMSGCGLSDDLLSQLLPALGSCLALRSFDFALNPLSTASLIKVLRMVARLPFMKQVLYPNPLEDYQPGLPELPSSAQLLDWPLDDLAENNVTGDLLEKILKECGRPDILLTCDLLNYDRELTE, encoded by the exons ATGGCGCTTTCATTGGTGAATTTGTGTGCTAAAGAGGTAGTGAGCAACCACTGCGCATCTCCGCACTGGTTGCGTTGGGTTCCCAGTGAGCTATACGGGCCGCTATTAGAAGCATCGTTGGCTGGATGCAGACCGCTGACAGTCGGGGAGCTTGTGCAAAAGTGGCCCGAGCGTCATCTGCGTATTGGTGGGCGAAGGAAACGTGGGCAGCGCCCCCCTAGTCGACTATGTGTTCAGGCGCTTCTTCTTGCAGTCGTTCGCGGACTCTCCGAAAAGAG ATGTGCACTGCAAGTCTTGGACCTTTGCGGGCTGCAAGGTGATGAGGGTCCAATGGTGGACTCCATGGGGGGCTGGTCCCTGACCATAGCACTATGCACTATGGTGGTCCAGGCCCGAGCCGGGGAACGAAAGCGGGTCTGTGCTCGGGATCGGGAGAGGGACCAGCGCAAGAGAGTAAAGGAGGAAAATTCTGACAATAGCGACCATGTTGAGCAGTCCCTGGGGGTCTTTCAGGGGCCACGTTTAGCAAACCTGGAGAAAAGAATAGAGACGACGGGAATGCATGAGAAAACAGAGAGTGGTCGCCCACCCTTGCAGGTGAGGGCTGACATTTTTGTCAATGCTCGCTCTTGGGAGCGTGTGTTTGCTGCCCTAAACGCAAGCGGACCCCTGGAGCTGCAGTGTAGGTACCTGCACGTGGAGGAGATCTCCATGTCCAGCATTGGGACACTCCTGGGACATCTGCCGCAAGGGGGCTTGCTCGGTGTAGATGTGCGATATAGCCACTTAGGTGTCGGGGGACTGGCTCAGTTAATGCATTGGCTTGCCGAATTTCCCCATTTGAGGTCCCTCTGCCTCCATTATTGCAATTTGGACCTTCGTTGGCACCAACCAATGTACGAGGAGGCACTTCAAGACCTCTCTCGGGGTCTGGCGCAGCTGCGTGGACTGCGGCGACTTAGTCTGACGGCGCTGCGGTTGCCAGGACAACTGCGGGTGATGCTGAG TTCCCTACCTCAGCCTCTGGAAGTGCTGGAGCTCCCTTACTTGAGTCTGAGCCTGGCTGATCTGTCCTATCTATCATGTAGCCACCACGCGTCCTCCTTGCAGCAACTGGATTTGAGCGAAAACCGTCTGAACGGCCAAACGCTGCCCTCCGTTTGCCGCCTCTTGGGGCGAGCTTCGGGCAGCTTGCGCCACCTGTCCATGAGTGGCTGCGGCCTAAGCGACGACCTGCTGAGCCAGTTGCTGCCTGCCCTGGGATCTTGCTTGGCGCTTCGTAGCTTCGACTTTGCCCTAAACCCGCTTTCCACCGCAAGCCTGATAAAGGTTTTGAGGATGGTGGCCAGGTTGCCGTTCATGAAACAGGTGCTCTACCCTAACCCTTTGGAGGACTATCAGCCGGGCCTTCCCGAGCTGCCGTCCAGCGCTCAGCTCCTAGATTGGCCTCTGGATGATTTGGCAGAAAATAACGTCACTGGTGACCTcctggaaaaaatattgaaggaaTGCGGACGTCCGGATATTTTGCTCACTTGCGACCTTCTCAATTATGACAGAGAATTAACAGAGTGA